From Streptomyces qinzhouensis, one genomic window encodes:
- a CDS encoding HAD domain-containing protein, giving the protein MTGSVQRLLFLDVDGPLIPFGAVSQPYPTYATGPELHGADANPLLSRINPEHGPRLAALPCEVVWATTWMADANECIAPRIGLPQLAVVIWPEPSDIDDQDERNGLHWKTRALVAWAAGRPFAWVDDEVTGTDRSWVAAHHQGQALLHRVDPRHGLTDGDYVALDSWLRQPA; this is encoded by the coding sequence GTGACTGGTTCCGTGCAGCGTCTGCTGTTTCTTGATGTCGATGGGCCACTCATCCCGTTCGGCGCAGTGTCCCAGCCGTATCCGACCTATGCGACGGGCCCTGAACTGCATGGTGCCGATGCGAATCCGCTACTGAGCAGGATCAATCCCGAGCACGGACCTCGGCTGGCGGCACTCCCGTGCGAGGTGGTCTGGGCGACGACATGGATGGCGGACGCGAATGAATGCATCGCGCCCCGCATCGGTCTGCCGCAGCTGGCAGTGGTGATCTGGCCGGAGCCGTCCGACATCGACGACCAGGATGAACGAAACGGACTGCACTGGAAGACCCGCGCCCTTGTCGCATGGGCTGCGGGACGCCCGTTCGCTTGGGTCGACGACGAGGTGACCGGCACTGATCGGTCCTGGGTCGCTGCCCATCATCAGGGGCAAGCCCTGCTCCATCGTGTCGATCCTCGTCATGGCCTGACTGACGGTGACTATGTGGCTCTCGACTCGTGGCTGAGGCAGCCGGCCTGA
- a CDS encoding DUF6891 domain-containing protein — protein sequence MLEIVVKTENGERHVRVSAEELAGLVRRVGGDGDRFLVIHRIPDVPDVFAQLWHEAGGGYALEHRDGAADRHFQVMVDGSEAVVEALTGWARQGSAWRSGLVWSLLDTGPTSEVPPLDLDEDERKELERRVREVLVGGYADRAELAELAEEYLVTADRRPVSREQAEVLVDRMWLERVAEQTTWQGETDPERLTRAFAALQEAGITARENFTCCRSCGQSEIGDEGGTDARGFVYFHSQNTDAAASGHGLMLLYGGFDNSSETTAAIGQEVVAALEAADLQTTWDCDPGQAITVTPLEWRKRLVG from the coding sequence ATGCTGGAGATCGTGGTGAAGACGGAGAACGGGGAGCGGCACGTTCGTGTTTCCGCGGAGGAGCTGGCTGGGCTTGTCCGGCGGGTGGGCGGTGATGGTGATCGTTTTCTGGTGATCCATCGGATACCCGATGTGCCCGACGTTTTCGCTCAGCTCTGGCACGAGGCTGGTGGGGGTTACGCGCTGGAGCACCGCGATGGTGCCGCCGACCGGCACTTCCAGGTGATGGTCGACGGTTCCGAAGCCGTGGTTGAGGCGCTGACCGGCTGGGCTCGGCAGGGGTCCGCTTGGCGCTCTGGTCTGGTGTGGTCGCTGCTGGATACGGGCCCCACCAGCGAGGTGCCGCCGCTCGACCTGGACGAAGACGAGCGCAAGGAGTTGGAGAGGCGTGTCCGTGAGGTGTTGGTCGGCGGCTACGCGGACCGCGCCGAGCTGGCGGAGCTTGCCGAGGAGTACCTGGTCACTGCGGATCGCCGACCTGTATCGCGCGAGCAGGCGGAGGTACTGGTCGACCGGATGTGGCTGGAACGTGTCGCGGAGCAGACCACATGGCAGGGCGAGACCGACCCGGAGCGGCTCACCCGCGCGTTCGCCGCTCTGCAGGAGGCCGGTATCACCGCCCGCGAGAACTTCACGTGCTGCCGCAGCTGCGGCCAGTCCGAGATCGGCGATGAAGGCGGGACCGATGCCCGGGGTTTCGTCTACTTCCACTCCCAGAACACGGACGCGGCCGCTTCCGGCCACGGACTGATGCTCCTCTACGGAGGCTTCGACAACTCGTCCGAGACCACCGCAGCCATCGGCCAAGAGGTCGTGGCCGCGCTGGAAGCAGCCGACCTCCAGACCACTTGGGACTGTGACCCCGGCCAGGCCATCACTGTCACCCCCTTGGAGTGGCGCAAACGCCTGGTCGGCTGA
- a CDS encoding NAD-dependent epimerase/dehydratase family protein, which produces MHSATRRAPAGLVTVTGSSGRVGAALAEALDAAGWVVRGVDRIPGRWTSVVGDLRNRPVRRAALESADVLVHTAALHAPHVGRLADEEFRAVNVGATAGLLDDADRLGARRVLYISSTSVYGHALESTDRAVWVDEQLAPLPRDIYDETKLAAEELVAGCPVSSVTLRISRCFPEPLSVRARHLLHRAVDVADVAAAGVLAVAHPTVTGRFNISGPHPFHREDCLALSRDAGAVLAERVPDVVRAFRDQGWPVPDRLDRVYDSTAAANAFGYRPVRGVRQLLRDAADGPGLE; this is translated from the coding sequence GTGCACTCAGCGACGAGAAGAGCCCCCGCTGGGCTGGTTACGGTTACCGGGAGTTCGGGCCGAGTCGGAGCGGCCCTGGCCGAGGCACTGGACGCGGCCGGCTGGGTGGTCCGCGGCGTGGACCGGATTCCCGGCCGCTGGACGAGCGTCGTCGGAGACCTGCGAAACCGGCCGGTGCGACGGGCCGCATTAGAGTCGGCCGATGTCCTGGTCCATACTGCCGCGCTGCACGCCCCGCATGTCGGCCGCCTGGCCGATGAAGAGTTCCGAGCGGTGAACGTAGGTGCGACCGCGGGCCTGCTCGACGACGCTGACCGCCTCGGCGCCCGGCGGGTTCTCTACATCAGCAGTACGAGTGTGTACGGACACGCCCTGGAGTCCACCGACCGTGCTGTCTGGGTGGACGAGCAGCTCGCGCCGCTTCCCAGGGACATCTACGACGAGACCAAACTGGCTGCGGAGGAGTTGGTCGCCGGCTGCCCGGTTTCTTCGGTCACGCTGCGCATATCGCGGTGCTTTCCGGAGCCGCTGTCGGTGCGAGCCCGTCACCTGCTCCACCGGGCAGTCGATGTTGCCGACGTGGCAGCGGCGGGGGTCCTGGCCGTGGCACACCCCACTGTTACCGGCAGGTTCAATATCTCCGGGCCGCACCCGTTTCACCGCGAGGACTGCCTTGCCCTTTCCCGCGATGCGGGCGCGGTGCTCGCCGAACGGGTTCCGGACGTCGTCCGGGCATTCCGCGACCAGGGGTGGCCGGTGCCCGATCGTCTGGACCGGGTGTACGACTCGACTGCCGCAGCGAACGCGTTCGGTTACCGGCCTGTTCGCGGAGTCCGGCAACTGCTGCGCGATGCCGCGGATGGTCCGGGCCTCGAGTGA
- a CDS encoding AfsR/SARP family transcriptional regulator produces the protein MRIDVLGAVRALHDDGSPVDLGGPRHREVLARLVAAEGRMVTTDTLVDDLWTDPPARAVGALRTFVAALRRALEPDRPPREPPRIIVTEGPGYTLRLPREDVDVHRFQDTLARARRNPGAVTDLGTVLADWRGPAYADVTGSPWAQRERTRLEELRLEGTELRARILLDSGTGAELVAGLGAHVTEHPWREPAWGLLARALHRAGRQADALATLRRARTMLVDQLGLDPGADLQRLEKDILNGTVPPEDTPTAWTGPGVRLGPRTTVDLARTLALAGGDALVQSRRDRLAAIQAAERTGDLTLTARIIAAYDVPAVWSRADDPEQSRAVVAAAERTLTGLGPDGPADLRARLLATIAVESRRADLSSTELKRAQQAARKAEALARDLADPALLAFALNGVFLQSFTRPGLAEERDRIGTEILNLATRHELPNFAVLGRLVRLQSASALGDLDAAASHAEAAEQLSATTEAPLVSVLTTWFRARAAAARSTEPGGPTAATAAAHYRTAEDALRAAGMPGLHRGLFPLALLGLRLLHDRPAPTDPHLDWGPYRPWAQPLVLLAQDRGEQARTALAAMPEPPRDHMQEAMWCLTARAAVRLGERGIAAHAEAALRDARAEHAGAAGGMLTLGPVARYLAEAEACAGAG, from the coding sequence ATGCGAATCGACGTCCTCGGTGCCGTGCGAGCCCTCCACGACGACGGCAGCCCGGTTGACCTGGGCGGACCCCGCCACCGCGAGGTACTCGCAAGACTCGTCGCCGCCGAGGGACGCATGGTCACCACCGACACCCTCGTCGATGACCTGTGGACCGACCCACCTGCCCGCGCCGTGGGCGCTCTGCGCACCTTCGTCGCCGCGCTGCGCCGCGCCCTCGAACCCGACCGGCCACCCCGCGAACCGCCGCGCATCATCGTCACCGAAGGACCCGGCTACACGCTGCGCCTGCCACGCGAGGACGTGGACGTCCACCGGTTCCAGGACACCCTGGCCCGAGCCCGCCGCAACCCCGGCGCCGTGACCGACCTCGGCACGGTACTCGCGGACTGGCGCGGCCCCGCCTACGCCGATGTGACCGGCTCCCCATGGGCGCAGCGCGAACGGACCCGGCTGGAGGAGCTGAGGCTGGAGGGGACGGAACTGCGCGCCCGTATCCTCCTCGACTCCGGGACAGGGGCCGAGCTCGTCGCCGGGCTGGGCGCCCATGTCACCGAACATCCGTGGCGCGAGCCGGCCTGGGGGCTGCTTGCCCGCGCACTGCACCGCGCGGGCCGCCAGGCCGACGCGCTGGCCACCCTCCGCCGCGCCCGCACGATGCTCGTCGACCAACTCGGGCTCGACCCCGGTGCCGACCTCCAACGCCTGGAGAAGGACATCCTCAACGGGACCGTGCCTCCCGAAGACACACCGACCGCGTGGACCGGCCCCGGCGTCCGGCTCGGCCCCCGCACCACCGTAGACCTGGCCCGCACCCTCGCACTGGCGGGCGGCGACGCCCTCGTCCAGTCGCGGCGCGACCGCCTCGCCGCCATCCAGGCGGCGGAACGCACCGGGGACCTCACTCTGACCGCCCGGATCATCGCAGCCTACGACGTGCCCGCCGTCTGGAGCCGGGCCGACGACCCCGAGCAGTCCCGCGCCGTCGTCGCGGCTGCCGAGCGCACGCTCACCGGGCTCGGCCCCGACGGCCCCGCCGACCTGCGCGCCCGCCTCCTGGCCACGATCGCCGTCGAGAGCCGCAGAGCCGATCTGTCCAGCACCGAACTGAAACGCGCGCAGCAGGCCGCACGGAAGGCCGAGGCACTGGCACGGGACCTGGCCGATCCGGCCCTGCTGGCCTTCGCCCTCAACGGGGTGTTCCTGCAGTCCTTCACCCGCCCCGGCCTCGCGGAGGAACGGGACCGGATCGGCACCGAGATCCTCAACCTGGCCACCCGGCACGAACTGCCGAACTTCGCCGTACTCGGCCGACTCGTCCGCCTGCAATCCGCCTCCGCCCTCGGCGACCTCGACGCCGCGGCCTCCCACGCCGAGGCAGCCGAACAACTCTCAGCCACCACCGAGGCACCCCTCGTCTCCGTCCTCACCACCTGGTTCAGGGCCCGGGCCGCGGCCGCCCGCAGCACCGAACCCGGCGGACCCACCGCCGCCACAGCCGCAGCGCACTACCGCACCGCCGAGGACGCCCTCCGGGCAGCCGGAATGCCGGGGCTGCACCGCGGCCTGTTCCCGCTCGCCCTCCTGGGACTGCGCCTCCTGCACGACCGGCCCGCACCCACCGACCCACACCTCGACTGGGGCCCCTACCGACCCTGGGCGCAACCCCTCGTACTGCTCGCCCAGGACCGGGGCGAGCAGGCCCGCACCGCCCTCGCCGCAATGCCCGAACCACCGCGTGACCACATGCAGGAGGCCATGTGGTGCCTGACCGCCCGCGCCGCCGTACGCCTCGGCGAGCGCGGAATCGCCGCGCACGCCGAAGCCGCCTTGCGCGATGCCCGCGCAGAACACGCCGGCGCCGCCGGCGGAATGCTGACCCTGGGCCCGGTGGCGCGATACCTGGCAGAGGCGGAGGCATGCGCCGGAGCGGGGTGA
- a CDS encoding alpha/beta fold hydrolase, whose translation MTLTIPGFDYIRLPGADGVELAAAVGGSGSPVVLLHGFPQTHLMWRHVAERLAGEHTVICPDLRGYGASDKPAATDPDVYAKRAMAADVVTLAAALGHERFALVGHDRGALVAFRAGLDHPETITHLGILDIVPTLDMWDVLHGTSAAVGYHLFLMAQPPGLPEAMIAGSADAFFGSFFDAWADDPAAVPEDVRAEYLRASAAAVMSIVADYRASAGIDVTHDQADLDAGSQLAMPVTVVQQDWGAQLGYDAAGVWKAWAPDLDHRLTRAGHFMAEEAPDEITAVIRGLLAR comes from the coding sequence ATGACGCTTACCATTCCCGGCTTCGATTACATCCGGCTGCCCGGTGCGGACGGTGTGGAGCTGGCTGCGGCTGTCGGCGGCAGCGGCAGTCCGGTCGTGCTGTTGCACGGTTTTCCCCAGACTCATCTGATGTGGCGGCACGTCGCCGAGCGGCTCGCCGGCGAGCACACGGTGATCTGTCCTGACCTGCGGGGTTACGGTGCCAGCGATAAGCCGGCGGCGACCGATCCCGATGTGTACGCCAAGCGTGCCATGGCCGCCGACGTGGTGACCCTGGCGGCGGCCCTGGGCCACGAGCGCTTCGCCCTCGTCGGCCACGACCGGGGTGCGCTGGTCGCCTTCCGGGCGGGGCTGGACCACCCCGAGACCATCACGCACCTGGGCATCCTCGACATCGTGCCGACACTCGACATGTGGGACGTCCTGCATGGCACCTCGGCGGCGGTCGGCTACCACCTCTTCCTGATGGCGCAGCCGCCGGGCCTGCCGGAGGCGATGATCGCCGGCAGCGCGGACGCGTTCTTCGGTTCGTTCTTCGATGCCTGGGCCGACGACCCGGCCGCCGTGCCCGAGGATGTACGTGCCGAGTACTTGCGCGCGAGCGCCGCGGCAGTGATGTCGATCGTCGCGGACTACCGGGCTTCGGCGGGCATCGATGTCACGCACGACCAGGCGGACCTGGACGCCGGGTCGCAGCTGGCCATGCCCGTGACGGTCGTCCAGCAGGACTGGGGTGCACAGCTCGGCTACGACGCTGCCGGGGTGTGGAAGGCGTGGGCGCCGGACCTGGACCACCGGCTGACCCGCGCCGGGCATTTCATGGCCGAGGAGGCACCCGACGAGATTACAGCCGTGATCCGGGGCCTGCTGGCCCGCTGA